The Thermodesulfobacteriota bacterium genomic sequence AACTATAGGGTACCTTACAGGCAATATGAAGAAAAGCTGAAAAGATCCGGTTTTTTGAACACCCTGTACCTGGTTTTTGAGGAATTTAAGCAGGCCTTTGATACATCGCTGGTTGAAAACCTGAATCCCGAGGTAATCAGGTTTGCCAAGGAGATTGAAGTAAAGATCCATGGCGAATTTAAATCGGTTTTCCGCGCATATGAGGCGGTTATAGAAAAGGCACTAGCAGAATATGACCGCACACTGAACCAGTTGCAGCTAACCCAGGAAATTAACCCACAGCAAAGCCGGGTTAACATGCCGGTTATGGATTCCATTAAAGAGGCAAGCGGGCTCAACATACCGCCTGTCATCACTTTCATCCGTTATTCAGCAAAGATAAAAACCGAAGCAGTGATGAAACTGGGTTTTTTATCCGTGATCAACATGTTTAAAAAAATATTAAAAAAACCGATTCCAGAAAATAATTCAGTTGAAATTGAAGCATTAAAAAGTGGCACCCGACGTATGAAACGCGAAACGGAAAAGTCTGTTATTTTCCATTTTAATGAATACAGAGAGAATATGAAGTTTAAATATCTTTTTAAACTGGTTGACGTCTTATCAGATGTTTTAGACCGGGAGCTTCTTCGCGGATTTAACAGTTATGCAGATGATCTTTCCACAACAATTGAAAGGATAAACAACAACAAAATTGACAAAATGAAGACCCGCCAAATCCTTGCTGAAATCATACAGGACTTACCCCGAATAAATGACAGAATTATAGGGATAAAAAAAGAATTAGAGGCAATAAAATAGCGGTTACCAACATAAAAAGCCAAACTATTGGTTTCTATCTTAGGGTTTCAGTGTTTCGCAAATAACAACATCACTGCAATTTTTCCAGACTTTTTCTGGCAAATTCAATGGAAGGGTCAAGCCCAAGGGCCGTTAGGTAATATTCAATCGCTTTTTCAATTTTCCCCATATCACGATAGTTTGACGCAATATTGGCATAGTCGATAGCGGAACCGGGGTCGAGTTTGAGAACTTTTTTAAAACTGTCAATCGCTTTTTGGTGTTCTTTTAACTTAAAGTAGCAAAACCCCATCAGGTTATAAATATCTGTTCTCTCATTATCGTGCCTCTCACCTTCTTCAAGCACCAGGAGCGCCTTTTGATACTCTCCCATATCTTTAAAGCATATTCCCATGTAGGAATAAATACTGGCCAAATCATGCTTTGCAGGATTTTGACTGATCGAAGCAGTAAAATAATCGAGAGCGGTTTGCGGTTTATTGACGGACAGATAGCATTGGCCAAGGTAAAAGTTGATATAATATTTATCAGGAAGTAATGCTTTAATTTTGGTTAGCTTGTCAATGGCATGGTCGGGGTCGATGTTTTCCGTTAGCAGTTTGGATGCAAACATTCCAACATCTGCGCTTAGAGAACGTTCCCTGAAATGTGCACCTGGAATAATCATATAAAAAGCAGGTATGTTAAGCAATGGGTGCGTTGTATTTATGGCAATCACTTCCATTTGCTTTTCAGCCAGTGAAGAAATGCAACGTTGGACTTCAATTTTAATATTATCATCAGATAGATCCGGCAGGCGGGTAATATCCACTGTTTTTTCAGGATTGGTGATAAAACCTGCGTCTTCAAGATCATTGAATTTTGGCAGGCCGCTGGCTTCATAACAGGAGCCGGTATTAAAATCACCCGCGAGCTGGGCGACTTCTGTCAGTGCGCGACTCAAAGCTTTTTGAGGATTCGGCGTTGTACCTGCTGTCCAGACAATTTCACTTTTTTCCGGAAAGGTTGACCGATCATAGGCCAGAATGCCCACCGATGGTATGCCCATATCAAGGGTAAAATCGGTAATGTGCAATTTAACCCCTGCATGTCGGTATTTATTTAACATTTCCACCACAAGTGGATCGGTTGCTGAATCGGGATTGATCGCAGGAAGGTTTATGCTGTGTTGACTGATTAGGGATGATGTATGCCTTTCAACAATTTCGCAAATACCTTGGCAAATGGCCTCTTCCGCACAGTTTCCGGCGCAGGATCCGTTAAACTCATTGATATTGAAAAACCAGTCAAAAGGAATAAGGACTTGTTTGTTTTGGGTAAGGTTGGTCGCCCATGTCCACTTTAAAGGAACATCTTTAAATATCTGCTCCATCAAATCCGGGTCGTTATTTTCATCATGAACCGACTGGGCGATCATTTGAAAATCAATGGCTTTGTCTTTAATATTGCCATACTTTTCTATCGTAAAATGGCCTGGATTATTTTTATAACTAAAAAGGCTGAATCTTTCAACCAGTTCCATTACTGCACTGGCTTCGGCCTGCTGGGGTGTCGCTCCTTTTCCCATCTGCTTTTTACCGCCGGTGACATTTTTAGCATCCTGGCCACAGTAACTGATGAATACCGGAATATTGAGCCGGCCGTTATCAATCCTTACTGTCTTTTTTAAAATGTCCAGATCAATTTTATTCAATTTGGCTTTAAATTGTTTGACAGTCTCTTCAGGTGGCAACGTTTTGTCCTGATCGAGGGTAAATCGTTTAAAGGCATCATTTAATATCACTTTATTCTTCATGTTTATTATCCGTACTCCAAAGGCAAGGCGAGAGGTTCCACCATGCCATCAAGATTTAAATTGACTGGTTGTTTAAAGTTTGTTAATGACACTCTCATGTGGGGATGTAGCTCAGTTGGGAGAGCGCAGCGTTCGCAATGCTGAGGTCAGGGGTTCGATTCCCCTCATCTCCACTTTCCAATCATTATTCCGGTTTCTTTCTTGGTGATTACTAAAGAGAATGGTATCAGTTCGGCGTCCATTATGAACAAAAAGCTTTCTCAAGTTCTATACGGTAAGGGTTCACATATGCGGTGGCAGGTGAACTCTCACGGGGAATGAAAAGGGCGATCAGGACGGACGGCTGGTATAAATGAAATTCAATCATTATCGTCAATGATAATTGCTCCTCCGGAATCTCTTTTTACTTTGGTTATCCCCGGATATTTTTCTTCAATCTCTCCCAAGGAATAGGATTGCTGTTTAACAATTTTTGCCAACCGTTTGTTTTCGTTTTTTAGATATTTTTGCTGCAATGCCTGTCGAATGGTTACGGATAGATCGACCAGATTGCACGGCTTGGTTAAAAATCGATAGATTTCTCCTTCGTTAATGGCACGCATTGCCGATTCAAGACTTGCATGCCCGGTTAAAATGATACGGATTACATCAGGATATGCTTTTCGAACAACGGCAAGAAATTGGGTTCCTGTCATTCCAGGCATGACTTCATCTGAAATAACCACGTCAATCGATTCTTGCGACAGGATTTTAAGCGCCTCTTCTGCGGAACCGGCACAATAAACCGTGTAAGATTCACGGGAAAGCGTATTTTCCAGCATATCACGAATAATCTGCTGATCGTCAACAACCAAGATGCTGTATTCCATGGCATGCTTCCTTATTCTAAGTATAAATAATTATCGAATATTATATAAATTCTGTCAACTATATTTCGTATTTTGTGAACCAGGCTGACTGGCTGGCAGGTGAGATTTATAGATAGTGATAAACTTTATTCATGGTATAAAAAAGATGGCTTGACTTATTAGGGAAGATTGTTGTACGAATTCAGTATTAAATTAAAAGGTAGGTTTATTATTTCAATAGGTTATAAAGGTTTAATCATATGGAACGATTATCTTCGGTAAAAAGAAACACCAGAGAAACCAAAATAAGTGTTGAATTGAATATTGATGGAAAGGGAAAGCAGCATATATCTACAGGGATTGGATTTCTTGATCATATGCTGACGCTTTTTGCCCTGCATGGTTTCTTTGACTTATCCATAGATGCAAAGGGAGATCTGGAAGTTGATTTTCACCACACTGTAGAGGATATAGGACTGGTATTGGGGGATGCATTTAACAGGGCCCTTGGTGAAAGAAGGGGAATAATCAGGTATGGACATGCGGTGACGCCAATGGATGATGCTTTGGCTGCTGTAAGCGTTGATATGTCCAAGCGCCCTTTTCTGGTTTATAATGTTCCGAGGAATCCGGGTTCGGGTGCGCCTTTCGATGTATCACTTGCAAAAGAATTTTTCAGGGCGTTTACCGTTAGTGGTGGAATGAATTTACATATTAACGTGACCTATGGTGATAATGAACATCATATCCTTGAATCTATATTCAAAGCAACGGCCAGAGCTCTGGACCAGGCGACTTCAACAGATAAAAGAATTGCTGATGTTCAATCCACTAAGGGAAAATTGTAACATATTATTAACCCGGCATGTCAATGTGATAAACAAGCGAGTGTAAAGACGCAATATGTTTAACGACAAATTTTGTGTAAGGGTTAATATCGCAATCATTTTTGCGGTCCTTTTTTTGTCAGGCTGCACATCACAAGAAATTGCCCCTGAATCAGCTTATCCTATATCTGAAACAGAAAAGATCCTGGTGTTGCCCTTCAAAGATGTATCCAGGATATATGGCAAAGATGCAAGTGTCAGATGTTCGGTGTGTGGCAGATTTTTTATAACCGGTGAAGTGGCCCCGGATGCCGCAGCTAAACTTACCCATAGCCTGATTTCCCACTTAAAGCGCAAGAAAAAATATAAACTAGTTATTTTAAACTTGAATGGAGAAGAAAAAGCATTTTCCCAAAGAAAACGTATTGTTAATAAAGGCCGTAAATATAACGCTGATGCGGTTATAGTAGGATCCGTTTACCGATACAAGGAGAGGATTGGAAACCGATATTCCGTTAAATCACCGGCTTCTGTTGCTTTTGGGGTTCATCTGATAGAAACCAAAAGTGGTCGCAATATCTGGTCAGGACATTTTGATGAAACACAGCGTTCACTAAGTGAAAACCTTTTTAAATTAAAAAAATTTATCAAAAGAAAAGCGAGCTGGATTACCGCTGATGAGATGGCGATCAACGGTTTTGCAGATATGCTTAGTACATTTCCCTAAAAATGATTATCATACCGGCAGTAGATATTAAAAATGGCAGATGTGTGCGCCTGTTCCAGGGGAAAAAGGATGAAGAAACCGTTTTTTCCAATGATCCGGTAAAGATGGCAATAAAATGGGATAACGAGGGAGCCGAACTGATTCATGTGATTGATCTGGATGGCGCCTTTGAAAAAAGCCCGCAAAATTTAAATTCCATCCAAAAAATAATTGAAAATGTAAAAGCGGATGTACAGGTGGGTGGTGGAATCAGGGATAATAAAACCATAAGAAAGTTTATTGATCTTGGGGCAAAAAAAGTGATCATCGGTACGGAAGCGATTAAAAACCCAAAGCTGGTGAAAGATGCCTGTAAACAATTTCCCGGTCGGATTGTGGTCGGAATAGATGCACGAAATGGAATGGTGGCCATCGAAGGGTGGACCGAAACGACTAAAATTAAGGCGCTTGATCTGGCGAAACAATTTGAAGATTGTGGCGTGGCGGCAATAAATTTTACTGATATCTACAGAGACGGAATGCAAACCGGCCCTAACATAAAGCAAACAATGATTATGGCAAAAAATGTTACCATACCGGTGGTCGCTTCAGGTGGTGTATCCACCCTTGAGGATATAAAAAAACTGGTTCGACTGGAAAAATTTGGTGTGAGCGGTATCATTACCGGGAGAGCATTATACAGCGGAAATCTTGACTTAAAGGAAGCGATCGAATTAGCAAAAAATACCAATAACCAATCCGGTAATTAAGCTGAAGGCTGTCGGGAAAAGTCACATTTTAAACCATGTTTGAATCAGGCATTTCCCTCAAAATACGGCAATGGTGATTTTCTCATCCCTTCAGCCTGACTAAGCGAGTCATTCTATAAATCACCGATTACGTTTAAAACCGATGTGTTATTTGTGCATAACATTATAGAATTATTTCAAAAAATTTTCTTGACAGAAGCTGCTTTAGTAATTAAATTTTAAGTTTACCAAAGACTGTTTATAGTATACTTCATTCCATTTACGTTCCTTCCGATATTGTCGGTCTCCTGAGCACTGAAGATATGGAGGTTGCTCTTTTTGGCAAGTTATATTTCTGAAGATAAAATTTCTGAAATTAAAAATACAGCTGATATTGTTGATATAATATCAGATGTCGTCACTTTAAAGAAGACGGGAAATAATTATGTTGGACTTTGCCCTTTTCACAGCGAAAAAACGCCCTCCTTTACAGTGAGCCCGGAAAAAAAGATTTTTCATTGTTTTGGGTGTCAGGCGGGGGGAAATGTTTTTACTTTCATTATGAAACATGAGGGAATGTCGTTTCCTGAAGCGGTTAGAATGCTCGCAGCAAAGTACGGTATTGATATACCTGCTGAAAAATTATCACCAGACCAGAAAAGAAAAATAAGCGAAAGGGAAAAACTGCTTGATATTAACCGGCGGGCAATGCACTATTTTTGCCATACATTATTGAACCCTGCCACCGGAAAAAATGC encodes the following:
- the hisB gene encoding imidazoleglycerol-phosphate dehydratase HisB, with product MERLSSVKRNTRETKISVELNIDGKGKQHISTGIGFLDHMLTLFALHGFFDLSIDAKGDLEVDFHHTVEDIGLVLGDAFNRALGERRGIIRYGHAVTPMDDALAAVSVDMSKRPFLVYNVPRNPGSGAPFDVSLAKEFFRAFTVSGGMNLHINVTYGDNEHHILESIFKATARALDQATSTDKRIADVQSTKGKL
- a CDS encoding YcaO-like family protein, coding for MKNKVILNDAFKRFTLDQDKTLPPEETVKQFKAKLNKIDLDILKKTVRIDNGRLNIPVFISYCGQDAKNVTGGKKQMGKGATPQQAEASAVMELVERFSLFSYKNNPGHFTIEKYGNIKDKAIDFQMIAQSVHDENNDPDLMEQIFKDVPLKWTWATNLTQNKQVLIPFDWFFNINEFNGSCAGNCAEEAICQGICEIVERHTSSLISQHSINLPAINPDSATDPLVVEMLNKYRHAGVKLHITDFTLDMGIPSVGILAYDRSTFPEKSEIVWTAGTTPNPQKALSRALTEVAQLAGDFNTGSCYEASGLPKFNDLEDAGFITNPEKTVDITRLPDLSDDNIKIEVQRCISSLAEKQMEVIAINTTHPLLNIPAFYMIIPGAHFRERSLSADVGMFASKLLTENIDPDHAIDKLTKIKALLPDKYYINFYLGQCYLSVNKPQTALDYFTASISQNPAKHDLASIYSYMGICFKDMGEYQKALLVLEEGERHDNERTDIYNLMGFCYFKLKEHQKAIDSFKKVLKLDPGSAIDYANIASNYRDMGKIEKAIEYYLTALGLDPSIEFARKSLEKLQ
- a CDS encoding response regulator, whose protein sequence is MEYSILVVDDQQIIRDMLENTLSRESYTVYCAGSAEEALKILSQESIDVVISDEVMPGMTGTQFLAVVRKAYPDVIRIILTGHASLESAMRAINEGEIYRFLTKPCNLVDLSVTIRQALQQKYLKNENKRLAKIVKQQSYSLGEIEEKYPGITKVKRDSGGAIIIDDND
- the hisA gene encoding 1-(5-phosphoribosyl)-5-[(5-phosphoribosylamino)methylideneamino]imidazole-4-carboxamide isomerase, giving the protein MIIIPAVDIKNGRCVRLFQGKKDEETVFSNDPVKMAIKWDNEGAELIHVIDLDGAFEKSPQNLNSIQKIIENVKADVQVGGGIRDNKTIRKFIDLGAKKVIIGTEAIKNPKLVKDACKQFPGRIVVGIDARNGMVAIEGWTETTKIKALDLAKQFEDCGVAAINFTDIYRDGMQTGPNIKQTMIMAKNVTIPVVASGGVSTLEDIKKLVRLEKFGVSGIITGRALYSGNLDLKEAIELAKNTNNQSGN